The following nucleotide sequence is from Trifolium pratense cultivar HEN17-A07 linkage group LG2, ARS_RC_1.1, whole genome shotgun sequence.
tacatcacttttttattattattattattttgttgttattgatgttattattataattttcataatacttattgtttcaatttatacgaatgatttttcaacattacaatataaaataccgcataatacccgtgcatcgcacgggtgtgagaCTAGTATGTTTAGAAACATGTTAGAGTTTCTAATatataaaagacaaaattacactacaggtcctttatcttatttttttgtaacactttggtcctttatctttttttttgtaacaatttggtcctttatcttttttttttgtaacactttggtccttatcttatttatttataaaaaataaaggaccaaagtgttacaaataaaaaaagataaaggaccaaactgttatataaaaagggactaaagtgttacaaataaaaaaaataaaggactaaagtcttacagataaaagataaaggaccaaagtgttacaaaaaaaagataaaggaccaaagtgttacaaaaaaacaagataaaggacctgtagtgtaattttacctatataaaatatagatattatcaaaagaaatatatataaaaatagatGAGTTTAACTTTTcgtataaaatattagatgaGTTGATGATTTGTTTGATCTgccaatattttttatcaaaataaaaaaaactttttttatgctaaaatgaaaatattcatttttttttggttgataaatattcattcatttaaattggTTATCAAATACAAAGATAAATTCAACAttactaaaaaatgaaaaatgataaatctgataatctcataataaacttataatattcaagttaatagtataaaataaaatactctttccgtctcaaaataaatgacttaGTTGACCATTGTCACGTTTGCCAATGTACAACTTTAATCgttaatatcttaaattatatattattaaaaattttaaaaatgatatatttcgacaatactcatcgagacaaatcaaacatctcatatgctaatatttgcatttatatattagtagaaaaataaagtcaaagtACATCATATGAATAGTACACAAAGTCAAAAATAGAACCTTTATTTTGAGACGGACGGAGTACTTATTTCTATAAATAATGTgacaaaattaaactaacatgAATATTCATGCCTCTAGGACTATATTATTGATGATCTAGTAATTAATTGAATCAATGATCAAAGATGATACGACTAGGGATGTCAACGGGGCAGGGAATGTGCGGGAAAAGTTTCCCCGTTCCCCGCCCCAAAGTGCATACGTGGGAGATTTTGCCTCTATCCTCGTCCCCACGGGACAATATTTGTCCCCATCCCCATAGATCCTTACGGTTCTCGCGGAGATCCACAGAtatcaaatattaacaaaatttttatattattcagTCAAATTATGACAGTGGCATGACGTTATTTTTTCtgtcttatttaaaaaaataaattttttgcatctttcttttttaaaacataaaaacaacacataatgCATTCATAACCAAAAAACATTGCAAAACTATTTGGCTACtataataatcatacaaaacctaACAGCCAAAATATTCCATAGCAAagtatgcataatcatacaaaagTTCATAACCAAAATATCTCAAAACTGTTTGTAATCGGTAAATATCCAACCAaattagataaataaaattaattctaGGGTCTAGGACAATGTAGCCACTTTTCTACCGTTGGGAGTTGGAACTTGGAAAACGCAAATACGCAATGAATGCTTGAAATTAGCGAACAATCAGTGAAGAAAATAATGGATGACTCATCAAGTTTAAGGATGGCAATGGGAAGGGTATCGGTAGTACTATAATACCCATCCCCATAtccgcggattgaaaaaatacccgtacccatccccatactcGCGTGTGTAACAAtttttgcccccgtccccatactctatgggtacctaggtacccatacccgtactcgttacccgcatttttactaaaaataaattgatcaattataaaatatcatataattttaatagaatttaaaaaatttcaaagattttaatattgactaatgaaaattataaacaaaattattactaaccttatgttaaagttcatatttatgttaaatattcacattatttttatattatgttataaataaatatttttattaaaaatatttaatagtttagtagagttgtattgttttaaattgattaacatatattataatataataatataaataaaataaataaatatatattatgcgggtatggggcggtgTGGGTACTAAgatacccgtacccgcacccatacccgttcatttttgcgggtaattacccatactcgtgctcgtacccaaaatgcgggtttttaccctacccgttgtgggtaatttttgcgggtaccctctgggtatgagtcaaattgtcatccctaatcaagttactttttttttaaagaaaaaatcaacatttaatatataataataataataataataataataataataataataataataataataataatatagtatatatatggACGGATTCGGGGAATCCGCAGGGACTCATGCTTCGTCCCCGATCCCCGCCCCGAATTGCCTGCAGGAAGATTTTTACCGTCATCCCCATTCTCACGGGAgataaaatctttattttcgGAGCTCCAAACAAGACAATCCCCACGGGGATCCGCTCCACATGATACAAATTGACAACCTAGATTCGACCATTTGAACCAAATAATATCAGAACAAGACAAAAAACATACTGCACAACTTCCAAGAATATAAttcttttatgagaaaatataagCTCTCCAATAAACTATGTATTCTATTTCATTAAATCAGTACACCCTCTCTTCCAATAAGAACTCTTTCACAAATGCAtaagaattaagaaaagtagtctTTGCATTagactagtcccacacccgtgcgatgcacgggtgttatgctgtattttatattataacgttgaaaaatcattcgtataaattgaaacaataagtattatgaaaattataataataacatcaacaacaacaaaataataataataataataataataataataaaagtgatgtaaatataagatagttaaagatgtgtttatacatttcgaaaataTTACAATGGATCATATCGCATCTATCAacataagttggtaatccataaattgtcatgcatgccactatgaaaacggtttgtggtcatactcatatactgtggttagattagtggttgcacaactatctaagaattatatatatagatgtttatacatttaaaaaacttatttatacatcacatttgaagttactttggtatcttcttcattaacatagATTAGCAAtattttaactcattcttcaaaataactatggaaatgacaacatataattgaccatggaaaacaatcgatgttgaaacataagtttttatttatattataaatctcattgaaggattctgagttggatcaactatttcattatctcttaccaaaaaactactataattatcgaatttgacatttatattaatttgaaacttattggagcaaagataaaccaacttaactcatactcaaatatcgaatatgataaaaatcatacatgGCATAACAatcattagtaaattttattttatctattttttttactaacattaaaaagtagtcctgacaatcgaccaactccttatatttacaaagattagacaaaagattattagcaaaaacattaacttttttgaaaaaaaaaacaataaaatacacaaaataataaaatgaacaaaaaaatttaaaatgaataataacccaaaacaataataataataataataataataataataataataataataataataattacaattagtaccccacattaaatggatgaaagtggatgatgtggctaaatgaaatgttttcattggtttgtggattagggtttagataaacaattccacaactatctaggatttatatatatagactagaactttgacccatgcggtgcatgagtctaattaggtgtaatatgtaacaataaaaaataaaatacaaaaattctaagagtattttcaataagagtagtatagggaatttcatgactaattattctatatttgtttatgtgcttattttatattttatatattttttaaataatttttgaaccccatcgttttgtttacttattaaaaaaaaaatgctgataactaaaggttaaaaaattgatgataattaaaggttaaaaaaaaaattaaagacgtaatcaagaacataaacttaagtagacatccataaataaataaaaattgtgattaatttcgccgttcaaatttattgaaaacaggtttaacatattaggattcctaaattctttcataattgaagcacatgttttagcggttgaaaggttttattgtaagtaagagatgcaggttcgatgacaaatctgtatatttttaatataaagctgcaataaaaagaaagagagaatgatgggaaaaaaatttggtttagggttagcttatgttagcaagcttataatataagagattatcggttttaaattgtttaaattgtgcaatgaaaattgatggtgcttaattgtcgtatgaaatctttcctatgaaagttgatggagcttaacactttgtggacataatttaaatcacaattggtctgctagtgcatattatatcaattgatcatcggttaatattaaatctgcaatattaaaaacaaaataatgaatgtgattagtgacatgactatggttgtgtttggttgtattgcaaaaaaaaaaattgatttagtagaattgagttttataataacttttcaaattacacgtgataataactttccaaatctcacatgataattattctctaaatttaagacataaaaatattttgtgatgaataatatagtcaacaataattttgatatgatatacttttaaaattgatggtgcttatcaattattgcacataattttaatcacaattgatatacttgccataatggttggaaatattgccttgtattgaagggttgtgggtttgaatcctagtcaagacaaaattgtattattttttaataaaaattgcaagataaaatggagggaaaacagggaaaacaaattagggtttagagtttgcttgtgtatacaagcttataatataaaagatttgtcAATAATATTCATTCTCTTTCCGAAATTATCCTTCAATTATTAAGAGAGACAAATAGtgatattttacttatttttattttatttttttggtcttagAGGAAGTGGTAATCCACTTAAATTAAAACTtacatataattgtgagatctcGAGTTCGAACCCGAGTCACTATGTCTGGCCTaacaattttggcatttttGCCAATTGCGCTAAGATTTACTGaactacttttatttatttaattaggggtattatattttgataatttaattaatataccttgaactttaaaaatattcttataaattggaaaacaaaattttgcaaaaatatCTGTATTAGAATGGTGGGAGTATATACTAGTGTATTAGAATGGTGGGAGTATATACCAGTCCAGTAGTACTATGcacatataatattaatttaattacaaGTATCATAGAAAAATACTTAATTTTTGTTGTAGCTAGCTTGGTGGCTAGAAAATTACCTTAAAGGTAAATAAGTATAGTGTTCGAGGTTCGTACTACGGGTCTTGCACATATAATACGATGTTCTTGTCAACTGAACTAAGCTTATGAGAACATAATACTCTTAATTTTTGTTAGATGTCagtataataatttaatatgagaaGGGATCCGTCGACTCTAGGAGTAAGTCTctattgacttactccgcttaataacttgATATtgacattatatttcttcaattcaaccgttgaattcaaagatctgattgagtagatcaactccacaaatttttataaaaattcaaaaaatgtagttatgtattcagactattgaaattcaacggtttttttaaaagtttgtcgtacgttcaattgaagttatcagaaaaagtatcaaacaattttgaatttctataaaaatttgtggagttgatctactcaataagatctttTAATTCAAcagttggattgaagaaatataatgccgatatcgagttattaagcggagtaagtcaataaAGACTTACTCTTAGAGTCAACGAAACCCTCCTCATTTAATATAGTAATcattaaacttattttttttttgccaacaaTTTGTTGTCTAAAATACTCATAGATACTAAACTCTTACTAGTATTTTATagtatcttgtaaaaaaaacttatttaatacAATAAAGTAGATAATTCATCTAGAAAGAGAAATCCTCAAAATTagtgtctttttcttttcttttctttctaacCGAGTATCTCTACTCGCTAGTATCTTTTCATATTTCCAACAACCTTATTAAACGCGGTCCTATTATTCCCAATATAATCTCTCTCAGTTTCCAACTCTCTCTCATTCATCTCTCTcaatttctttcatttcttaTTCAATCTTCTCACTTTTCAACTCTCTCTTCAATCCATTCCTCAATTTCAACTTTTCATTTCTCAATTTCACCAATTTCAACTTTCATTTTCTAGGAAATTGTTCTTCAAAATCCATCTGGGTCTttgaaaatttttattttttctttcagttTTGTAGTTTTGGCCAATTGGGTCTGTgaaaaattacatattttttgtttatcttcTGATTTTGATAATTGGGTCATTGATCcatttttgagaaaaaagaaGTGTGTTATATATGTAAAGAATGTTTAGTTCTATTAAAATGCGTTCTACTTCAGAATTTTCAGGTTCTTCAATTCATAATCCACGTGGCAATCAAGTTCAATCTATGGAAAATTCAAGTTTTGAAAAAGAGcttaatttgtttcaaaaacaTGTAACTGATAGATTCAATGAACTATCTCATGTTTCAAATGATGAATTGTTATCACTTTCTTGGGTTAGTAATCTTCTAGATACATTCCTTTGTTGCCAAGAGGAATTCAAGATGATTCTTCATAGCCATCGATCGAGGGTGATTAATCCGTCTTTGGATCGATTGGTTAATGATTTTAATGAGAGGAGTTTGAAGGCATTGGATGTATGCAATGCTATTAGAGATGGTATTGAAATGGTTAAACAATGGGAGAAACAATTGGAGATTGTGGTTTGTGCATTGGATCATAAAAGAATCATTAGTGAAGGGCAATTTCGTCGTGCTAAAAAAGCTCTTGTTGATTTAGCAATTGGTATGATTGATGATAATAGTAAAGATTCTAATAATGTTTCTTCATTTACATATAGAAATAGATCATTTGGTAGAAACAATGTTAATCGAGGTTCGTCTCAATTTGGTCATTTTAGATCACTTTCTTGGAGTGTATCAAGGAATTGGTCAGCTACAAAACAACTACAAGCAATAGGGAACAATCTTTGTTTTCCTAAAAGTAATGATCTTGTTGCTACTAATGGTCTTGCATTGACTATTTATACAATGAgttcaattttgttgtttacaATGTGGTCACTTGTGGCTGCAATTCCTTGTCAAGATAGAGGATTGAATGTCAACTTTACCATTCCGCGGCAGGTAGTGTGGGCCGCACCAGTGATGTCGCTCCACGAGCGGATTTCAGAGGAGTCGAAGAAGAGAGAGAGGAAGAGTTCTTGTGGACTTTTGAAGGAGATTCAGAAGATTGAGAAGTGTGCTAGGGCGATGAATAATTTGGCTGATTCTTTGCACTTTCCTTTGAGTgaggaaaaagaaaatgagGTTAGGGTTAAAGTGCAAGATGTGGTGAATGTTTGTGAAGATTTGAAAGATG
It contains:
- the LOC123905819 gene encoding protein ROH1-like, giving the protein MFSSIKMRSTSEFSGSSIHNPRGNQVQSMENSSFEKELNLFQKHVTDRFNELSHVSNDELLSLSWVSNLLDTFLCCQEEFKMILHSHRSRVINPSLDRLVNDFNERSLKALDVCNAIRDGIEMVKQWEKQLEIVVCALDHKRIISEGQFRRAKKALVDLAIGMIDDNSKDSNNVSSFTYRNRSFGRNNVNRGSSQFGHFRSLSWSVSRNWSATKQLQAIGNNLCFPKSNDLVATNGLALTIYTMSSILLFTMWSLVAAIPCQDRGLNVNFTIPRQVVWAAPVMSLHERISEESKKRERKSSCGLLKEIQKIEKCARAMNNLADSLHFPLSEEKENEVRVKVQDVVNVCEDLKDGLDPLERQVREVFHRIVRGRMEGLEYLGR